The following coding sequences lie in one Zingiber officinale cultivar Zhangliang chromosome 2B, Zo_v1.1, whole genome shotgun sequence genomic window:
- the LOC122045459 gene encoding uncharacterized protein LOC122045459 isoform X1 yields the protein MEDKEIEFQLGTANPELKYSEDTLLRLEVEVTNDEKINNEFKLGKEVLNDQIPRAEQSCNFDIEELDALLSDGIKQKNNVDINEVFNASQCNELKIPMENIEIEAELAKSAGDAHSVEELYKPIDTQEELESIRAVGLEVEVTNDRL from the coding sequence ATGGAAGACAAAGAGATTGAGTTTCAACTTGGAACAGCTAACCCAGAACTCAAATATTCTGAAGACACATTGTTGAGGTTGGAGGTTGAGGTAACAAATGATGAGAAAATCAACAATGAATTTAAACTTGGGAAGGAAGTGTTGAATGATCAGATTCCAAGAGCCGAACAAAGTTGCAATTTTGATATTGAAGAACTCGATGCATTGTTATCTGATGGCATAAAGCAGAAGAACAATGTTGATATAAATGAAGTATTCAATGCTAGCCAGTGCAATGAGCTGAAGATTCCAATGGAAAATATTGAGATTGAAGCAGAGTTGGCGAAGTCAGCTGGTGATGCTCACTCAGTTGAAGAGCTCTATAAACCTATTGACACACAAGAAGAGTTAGAATCAATAAGAGCTGTGGGTCTGGAGGTTGAGGTAACAAATGATAGGTTATAA
- the LOC122045459 gene encoding uncharacterized protein LOC122045459 isoform X2 — MEDDSEASSIDVELKQSEKENVVEQGSGEEEASLDGEFVKVDKESLDEKESSNLLTSTDESTVSLNAGELESANSTSDLNLPLEGKDSFSYKLKL; from the exons ATGGAAGATGACTCAGAAGCAAGTTCTATTGATGTTGAATTGAAGCAGTCTGAAAAG GAAAATGTTGTTGAACAaggaagtggagaagaagaggcTTCATTGGATGGGGAATTCGTTAAGGTAGATAAGGAATCATTAGATGAAAAAGAAAGCTCAAACTTGCTCACATCAACAGATGAATCAACAGTGAGCTTGAATGCTGGGGAATTAGAATCAGCAAATTCAACATCAGATCTTAACTTGCCCCTGGAAGGGAAAGACAGTTTCAGTTACAAGCTAAAACTGTAA